The Methanococcoides methylutens MM1 genome has a window encoding:
- a CDS encoding heavy-metal-associated domain-containing protein, producing MTYITIKVEGMSCGHCQMAVTKAISGLEGVSSVDVDLEKGEAAVSYDPQATDIDAIKKAVNDAGYKA from the coding sequence ATGACTTATATCACCATTAAAGTAGAAGGCATGTCCTGTGGACACTGCCAGATGGCCGTTACAAAAGCAATATCCGGACTAGAAGGCGTTTCTTCTGTCGACGTTGATCTTGAGAAAGGAGAAGCTGCGGTTTCCTACGATCCTCAGGCAACAGATATTGACGCTATCAAAAAGGCGGTCAATGATGCCGGATATAAGGCCTGA
- a CDS encoding cation diffusion facilitator family transporter, translating into MAVKEELRAGAKASRNSTIALIFLAAIKGSVGFYSGSSSLIADAIHTSMDIFTSLAVWVGLKLSLKSSGEHFPYGYYKAENLVALFVSLLIILSGVELVREALSTIRDPAEIEFQGLALGAAVFSVITIYALSQYKFRVGNEIGSQALIADATHSYTDVFSSMVVVVAIIGSMLGMPWLDSLGVLVISVVIFKLGISTAKESALTLMDAWLDRDSIETIRESVEHIPGVNRVDDIRLRRSGLVVFGEMQVESAGECDLKRVEFLSAEIEEVVKDKIKNLEHLSVDVKPGKMSELRIAIPVAGSEGLQSKLSRHIGKTPYYIFVDMEDNKLKNWNVVENPAADLERKRGVKTAEFLEEKGVNVIIVKDIGEGPFHKFHDSFIRILGMPDDVDDVQALIERITELDVITSPTE; encoded by the coding sequence GTGGCTGTAAAAGAAGAACTTAGGGCGGGTGCAAAGGCTTCAAGGAATTCTACTATTGCACTTATCTTTCTTGCAGCGATCAAAGGATCGGTTGGTTTCTATTCCGGAAGTTCTTCCCTGATAGCAGATGCTATCCATACATCAATGGACATCTTTACTTCCCTGGCTGTATGGGTCGGCCTGAAACTTAGCCTGAAAAGCAGTGGGGAACACTTCCCTTACGGCTACTACAAAGCAGAGAACCTGGTTGCCCTCTTCGTATCGCTACTGATCATATTGTCCGGTGTTGAACTTGTACGTGAGGCACTGTCAACCATAAGAGATCCTGCTGAGATCGAGTTTCAGGGACTGGCACTTGGAGCTGCAGTCTTCTCGGTAATCACGATCTATGCGCTTTCACAGTATAAGTTCAGGGTAGGAAATGAGATCGGATCACAGGCCTTGATCGCAGATGCTACCCATTCCTACACAGACGTGTTCAGTTCTATGGTCGTTGTTGTTGCAATCATTGGTTCGATGCTCGGAATGCCCTGGCTGGACAGCCTGGGTGTCCTTGTAATATCTGTTGTCATCTTCAAGCTTGGTATCAGCACAGCAAAGGAATCAGCACTCACTCTGATGGATGCATGGCTGGACAGGGATTCCATCGAAACAATTAGGGAGTCAGTGGAGCACATTCCAGGTGTTAACAGGGTTGATGATATAAGGCTCAGAAGATCCGGTCTTGTTGTATTCGGTGAAATGCAGGTGGAAAGTGCAGGAGAGTGCGACCTGAAGCGGGTGGAATTCCTTTCAGCTGAGATAGAAGAAGTGGTCAAAGACAAGATCAAAAATCTTGAACATCTCTCAGTGGACGTAAAACCCGGCAAAATGTCAGAGCTCAGGATCGCGATCCCGGTGGCCGGTTCGGAAGGATTGCAGTCAAAGCTTTCCCGGCATATTGGCAAAACACCCTATTACATTTTTGTTGATATGGAGGACAACAAATTAAAAAACTGGAATGTAGTTGAGAACCCGGCGGCTGATCTTGAAAGGAAAAGAGGTGTGAAGACAGCTGAATTCCTTGAGGAAAAGGGAGTTAATGTTATTATCGTGAAAGATATCGGTGAAGGCCCGTTCCACAAATTCCACGACAGCTTCATCAGGATCCTAGGAATGCCGGACGATGTAGATGATGTTCAGGCATTGATTGAAAGGATCACGGAGTTAGATGTGATAACTTCTCCTACCGAGTGA
- a CDS encoding cupin domain-containing protein: MQEKIKEISSRIHELRELSDITEEEIAKYLNIPVETYQQYDTGEADIPASILFEIAQFLKVDMTLLLTGEEPRMHIFTVTRKGKGPTVERRQAYKYQNLGPNFIHKKAETFIVLVEPGSTDPEHSMSSHPGQEFDFVLEGTLKIKIHDNEIILEEGDSIYFDSGYDHAMEAVGDKPAKFLAMIV; the protein is encoded by the coding sequence ATGCAGGAAAAAATAAAGGAAATCTCATCACGCATCCATGAATTACGTGAACTGTCAGACATCACTGAAGAAGAAATAGCAAAATACCTGAACATACCTGTTGAAACCTACCAGCAGTATGACACAGGCGAGGCTGACATTCCTGCCAGCATCCTTTTTGAGATCGCACAGTTCTTGAAAGTGGACATGACATTGCTTTTGACCGGTGAAGAACCACGCATGCATATCTTTACTGTCACCAGAAAAGGTAAGGGGCCTACTGTCGAGAGAAGACAAGCTTACAAGTACCAGAACCTCGGGCCAAATTTCATACACAAAAAGGCCGAGACATTTATTGTTCTGGTAGAACCCGGATCAACGGATCCTGAGCACTCCATGAGCTCACACCCGGGCCAGGAGTTCGATTTTGTGCTTGAAGGTACACTGAAGATAAAGATACATGACAATGAGATCATCCTTGAAGAAGGAGATTCCATCTACTTTGATTCCGGCTATGATCATGCAATGGAAGCCGTTGGGGACAAGCCTGCAAAATTCCTGGCCATGATCGTCTGA
- a CDS encoding AMP-binding protein gives MSSFLEEYVSRTEFESYDEFKESFKIKVPENFNFAYDIVDRYAKEQPEKRALVWCNDDGEELIYNFADLKKYSDKAANVFRKYGIKRGDVVMLTLKGRYEFWICILALHKIGAVTLPATHMLTTKDITYRIELANIKMVVSADDEGLMGYIDEAHEGYEDILLHKAVLNVEKEGWLNFTEELEAASEDFSRPEGDEATRNDDISLLYFSSGTTGLPKMVQHDFSYPLGHIITANYWQNVMDDGLHLTVADSGWAKCVWGKLYGQWICGTAVFVYDYERFDAKNMLEKASSYGVTTFCAPPTIYRFLIKEDLSQYDFSSLEYCVVAGEPLNPEVYERFLEFTGLKLMEGFGQTESIVTIATYPWMEPKPGSMGKPSPEYDIQLINLDGKLCDSGEEGEIVINTTKGKPVGLFAGYRGDEKKTAETWHDGYYHTGDMAWKDEDGYFWFIGRSDDIIKSSGYKIGPFEVESALIEHPSVLECAITGVPDPVRGQIVKATIVLAKGYEASDELKKELQEHVKKATAPYKYPRAVEFVDELPKTISGKIRRVEIRDHDKEAN, from the coding sequence ATGTCATCCTTTTTAGAAGAATATGTTTCACGTACAGAATTCGAATCGTATGATGAATTCAAGGAGAGCTTTAAGATAAAGGTTCCTGAGAACTTCAACTTCGCATACGATATCGTTGACAGGTACGCAAAGGAGCAGCCTGAAAAACGAGCTCTTGTATGGTGCAATGACGATGGTGAAGAACTCATCTACAATTTCGCAGACCTGAAGAAATACAGCGACAAAGCTGCAAATGTTTTCAGGAAATATGGCATCAAGAGGGGCGATGTGGTAATGCTGACCCTCAAGGGTAGATATGAGTTCTGGATATGCATCCTTGCACTCCACAAGATCGGAGCTGTCACACTTCCTGCAACCCATATGCTGACGACCAAGGATATAACATACCGTATAGAGCTTGCAAATATCAAGATGGTAGTAAGTGCTGATGATGAAGGTCTCATGGGATACATTGACGAAGCACACGAGGGTTACGAGGATATCCTGCTTCACAAGGCTGTGCTGAATGTTGAAAAAGAAGGATGGCTCAATTTCACAGAAGAGCTCGAAGCAGCTTCCGAGGACTTCAGCAGGCCAGAGGGCGATGAAGCAACAAGGAACGATGACATCTCTCTCTTATACTTCTCATCCGGAACCACCGGCCTGCCAAAGATGGTACAGCATGATTTCAGCTACCCTCTTGGTCATATAATCACTGCGAATTACTGGCAGAACGTCATGGATGACGGACTGCACCTTACAGTCGCAGACTCCGGCTGGGCAAAATGTGTATGGGGAAAGCTCTACGGTCAGTGGATCTGCGGAACCGCGGTCTTTGTTTATGACTATGAGCGCTTCGATGCAAAGAACATGCTCGAAAAAGCAAGCAGTTATGGAGTAACAACCTTCTGTGCACCACCTACCATTTACAGGTTCCTTATCAAGGAAGACCTTTCACAGTATGATTTCAGCAGTCTTGAGTACTGTGTGGTCGCCGGTGAACCACTCAACCCTGAGGTCTATGAGAGGTTCCTTGAGTTCACAGGACTTAAGCTCATGGAAGGTTTCGGCCAGACCGAAAGCATCGTTACCATTGCAACCTATCCATGGATGGAGCCAAAACCGGGATCCATGGGCAAACCATCACCTGAATATGACATTCAGCTTATCAACCTTGACGGAAAGCTCTGTGATTCCGGAGAGGAAGGAGAGATCGTCATCAATACAACAAAAGGCAAGCCTGTAGGTCTTTTTGCAGGATACCGTGGAGATGAGAAGAAGACCGCTGAGACCTGGCATGACGGATATTACCACACAGGTGACATGGCATGGAAGGACGAGGACGGCTACTTCTGGTTCATCGGAAGGTCTGATGACATCATCAAGAGCTCCGGTTACAAGATCGGTCCTTTCGAGGTAGAGAGTGCACTTATCGAGCACCCTTCAGTACTTGAATGTGCTATTACCGGTGTTCCTGATCCTGTCCGCGGACAGATCGTCAAGGCAACCATCGTGCTTGCAAAAGGCTATGAAGCAAGCGATGAGCTTAAGAAGGAGCTTCAGGAACATGTCAAGAAGGCCACTGCCCCTTACAAGTACCCAAGGGCCGTGGAATTCGTTGATGAGCTTCCAAAGACCATTAGTGGTAAGATCAGGCGTGTCGAGATCCGTGATCACGACAAGGAAGCAAACTAA
- the nadA gene encoding quinolinate synthase NadA, whose amino-acid sequence MQDMKDIIDRINSLKAEHNAVILAHNYQRPEVQDIADFTGDSLGLSQQAVETDADVIVFCGVDFMAESAAILSPEKTVLLPEKDAGCPMAEMVDVISLDDVKQEYPDAAVVCYVNSSAEIKAQCDICCTSANAIDVVRSLEEDEIIFVPDKNLGTYVSHFTNKKIITWEGFCPTHHQMRADDVIKAKEEHPDALFLAHPECRTEVLDLADEVLSTTGILNYAKSSDAKEFIIGTENGLLHRLSKENPDKKFYYLSEFTICPNMKITTLESVLNALENMEYVITVPEETRLKAKEALDRMLAVKRTM is encoded by the coding sequence ATGCAGGACATGAAAGATATAATTGACAGGATAAATTCCCTGAAAGCCGAACACAATGCAGTTATCCTTGCCCACAATTACCAGCGCCCGGAAGTCCAGGATATTGCAGACTTCACAGGCGATTCGCTTGGCCTCAGTCAGCAGGCCGTGGAAACCGATGCCGATGTTATCGTATTCTGTGGCGTAGACTTCATGGCAGAAAGCGCTGCAATTCTCAGCCCGGAAAAGACTGTGCTTCTTCCCGAAAAGGATGCAGGCTGCCCGATGGCCGAGATGGTCGATGTGATATCACTTGACGATGTAAAGCAAGAGTACCCTGACGCGGCTGTGGTCTGTTATGTGAATTCTTCTGCTGAGATAAAGGCCCAGTGCGACATCTGCTGTACATCGGCAAACGCGATCGATGTAGTAAGATCCCTTGAAGAAGACGAGATCATCTTTGTTCCTGACAAGAACCTCGGTACCTATGTCTCACATTTCACTAACAAGAAAATCATCACATGGGAAGGCTTCTGCCCGACCCATCACCAGATGCGTGCAGATGATGTTATCAAGGCAAAGGAGGAACATCCTGATGCCCTGTTCCTGGCACACCCCGAATGCAGGACAGAAGTCCTTGACCTTGCAGATGAAGTATTAAGCACTACCGGCATACTCAACTATGCTAAAAGCTCTGATGCTAAAGAGTTCATCATCGGTACTGAGAATGGGCTGCTCCACAGGCTAAGCAAAGAGAACCCTGATAAGAAGTTCTACTACCTGTCCGAGTTCACGATCTGCCCTAACATGAAGATCACAACCCTTGAATCAGTACTGAATGCACTTGAGAACATGGAATATGTGATCACCGTGCCTGAAGAGACAAGGCTCAAAGCAAAAGAGGCACTCGACAGGATGCTTGCGGTAAAACGCACAATGTAA
- a CDS encoding heavy metal translocating P-type ATPase: MKTTIDVHGMTCMHCHERVTKAISSLDGVESVEVSLEENNATVSFDPEKVSLEEIRQAVENAGYETGEADASEAPAEVPKEKAETAERTTDSTLKVTGMTCAACALRIEDALKKQPGVLSATVNLPLEKASVTYDPKLTDTGKLEETVIDTGYGILKDEINFDVGAMSCAACASNIERALRKIEGVSNASVNFPMSTAHAEYDSSKVSIADMLKAIEDIGYTASVKKEGSPADREQVARDMEITRQRNNLLVAFGLMVPIMLGGMSGGFPQYLYFVPPILADRFVLFILTTIVMAFPGRQYFVGAYKGLRHGSADMNLLIATGTGAAYTISVVTGFIDLGPGYQHTFFDSAAMLITFITFGRYLEAKARGRTSEAIRKLIGLQARTARVIRNGEETEVAVEDVVTGDIVVVRPGEKLPVDGIVTEGASSIDESMITGESIPVEKNLGDQVIGATVNGTGSFKFKATKVGADTALSQIIKLVEDAQTSKAPIQRIADYVAGRFIVAVIIIATISFLFWFLVGYNLFDVARYSVITSPFLFSLLIGITVLVISCPCAVGLATPVAIMVGTGKGAENGILIKGGEALEVSRKIDTIVFDKTGTLTEGKPILTDVIASGEHSEDEVLSLAATAEKGSEHPLGEAIVNGAVDENIPILDVSSFESIPGHGVKAIIKEQELLLGTRKLMADNNIDISSFVSRLEELEHQGKTAMLVSVDERSIGIVAVADTLKENSIEAVSKLRDLGLEVVMITGDNSRTASAIAAQAGINRVLSEVLPEDKAAEIKKLQGEGRIVAMVGDGINDAPALTQADVGIAMGAGTDVAMESAEIVLIKNDLLDVVASLRLSRLTMRKIKQNLFWAFGYNSLGIPIAAGVLYPAFHQVLVTPAMAAAFMAMSSVSVVTNSLLMKRSRIK, translated from the coding sequence ATGAAGACCACTATCGATGTCCACGGAATGACCTGCATGCATTGCCATGAGAGGGTCACAAAGGCTATTTCCTCCCTTGATGGTGTGGAAAGCGTTGAAGTAAGCCTTGAAGAGAACAACGCCACTGTGAGCTTTGATCCTGAAAAAGTGAGTCTTGAAGAGATCAGGCAGGCTGTTGAAAATGCCGGATATGAAACAGGCGAAGCTGACGCATCAGAAGCCCCTGCAGAAGTTCCAAAAGAGAAGGCAGAAACTGCAGAAAGAACAACGGATTCCACTCTGAAAGTTACCGGCATGACATGTGCAGCCTGTGCATTGCGCATAGAGGATGCTTTAAAGAAACAACCCGGTGTCCTTTCGGCAACTGTCAATCTTCCTCTTGAGAAGGCATCTGTGACCTATGATCCAAAACTGACAGACACCGGCAAGCTTGAAGAGACAGTTATAGACACCGGTTATGGAATTTTAAAAGATGAGATCAATTTTGATGTTGGTGCCATGTCCTGTGCTGCCTGTGCATCCAATATCGAACGTGCTCTCAGGAAGATCGAAGGGGTCAGCAATGCAAGCGTTAACTTCCCGATGTCTACTGCACATGCAGAGTACGATTCCTCAAAGGTTTCCATAGCTGACATGCTTAAAGCGATAGAGGACATCGGTTATACGGCATCCGTAAAGAAAGAAGGCAGTCCTGCTGACCGGGAACAGGTTGCGAGGGATATGGAGATCACCCGGCAGAGGAACAACCTGCTGGTAGCTTTCGGGCTGATGGTACCGATCATGCTGGGTGGAATGAGTGGTGGATTCCCCCAGTACCTTTACTTTGTGCCACCGATCCTTGCTGACAGGTTCGTGCTATTCATCCTTACAACCATAGTTATGGCCTTCCCCGGAAGGCAGTACTTTGTAGGTGCCTATAAGGGACTTCGACACGGTTCTGCTGACATGAACCTGCTGATAGCAACGGGCACAGGTGCTGCATACACTATTAGCGTTGTGACCGGTTTCATCGATCTCGGGCCGGGATACCAGCACACTTTCTTCGATTCGGCTGCCATGCTTATCACATTCATAACATTCGGTCGCTACCTTGAAGCAAAAGCAAGAGGAAGGACATCCGAAGCCATCAGGAAGCTTATCGGCCTTCAGGCAAGGACGGCCCGGGTTATCAGAAATGGCGAGGAAACAGAAGTCGCTGTGGAAGACGTTGTCACAGGAGACATTGTTGTTGTCAGGCCTGGTGAGAAACTGCCGGTTGACGGTATCGTGACCGAAGGCGCCTCCTCCATAGACGAGTCTATGATCACCGGTGAGAGCATTCCTGTAGAGAAGAATCTCGGTGACCAGGTGATCGGCGCTACTGTGAACGGCACCGGTTCTTTCAAGTTCAAGGCTACAAAAGTAGGTGCTGACACTGCCCTTTCACAGATCATCAAGCTTGTGGAGGATGCACAGACATCCAAAGCACCTATCCAGAGGATAGCCGATTATGTTGCCGGTCGCTTCATTGTCGCAGTTATCATAATTGCAACCATCTCATTCCTTTTCTGGTTCCTTGTGGGATACAATCTCTTTGATGTTGCACGATATTCCGTGATCACAAGCCCGTTCCTGTTCTCACTTCTGATCGGTATCACAGTCCTTGTGATATCCTGTCCATGTGCCGTGGGGCTTGCAACTCCGGTGGCTATAATGGTAGGTACGGGGAAAGGAGCAGAGAATGGAATCCTTATTAAAGGCGGTGAAGCTCTTGAGGTAAGCCGCAAGATCGATACCATCGTATTCGACAAAACAGGTACGCTCACAGAAGGAAAACCTATACTGACCGATGTGATCGCTTCAGGAGAACACTCCGAGGACGAGGTCCTCTCCCTTGCAGCTACTGCTGAAAAGGGATCGGAGCATCCACTTGGAGAGGCTATTGTTAACGGTGCTGTGGACGAGAATATCCCGATACTCGACGTTTCATCCTTTGAGTCCATACCCGGACACGGTGTAAAGGCCATCATTAAAGAGCAGGAGTTGCTGCTTGGTACCCGTAAGCTCATGGCTGACAACAATATTGATATCTCTTCATTTGTCAGCAGGCTCGAAGAGCTTGAACATCAGGGAAAAACTGCAATGCTGGTCTCAGTTGATGAAAGATCCATCGGCATAGTGGCAGTTGCAGACACTCTCAAAGAAAACTCCATCGAGGCTGTTTCAAAGCTCAGGGATCTTGGACTTGAGGTGGTAATGATCACTGGAGACAACAGCAGGACAGCATCAGCCATCGCAGCACAGGCAGGCATCAACCGTGTCCTTTCAGAAGTATTGCCTGAGGACAAAGCCGCTGAGATCAAGAAGCTTCAGGGAGAAGGGCGTATCGTGGCAATGGTTGGTGATGGCATCAATGATGCTCCTGCACTAACTCAGGCGGATGTCGGCATTGCCATGGGAGCTGGAACAGACGTTGCAATGGAGTCTGCAGAGATCGTACTTATCAAGAACGACCTTCTCGATGTGGTGGCTTCCCTGCGCTTAAGCCGGCTGACCATGAGAAAGATCAAGCAGAACCTGTTCTGGGCCTTTGGATACAACAGCCTTGGTATTCCAATAGCTGCAGGGGTCCTATATCCGGCATTCCATCAGGTGCTTGTGACACCTGCAATGGCAGCCGCCTTCATGGCAATGAGCTCGGTGTCTGTTGTGACGAACTCACTGCTGATGAAAAGAAGCAGGATCAAATGA